GCGCATCAAGTTCTTCAACTGTCGTCTATGCAAATGATTGAACGTTCTTTGTTCATTGGATTAATCTGTTGTTTATAATTGCAGTCATATCCAGCGGTGACGGATTTGCTAAAGTCAAGGCTATACAAATGGGGTGGTGATGCTTACGAATTTGATGACAAAAATGAACCGTACATTGAAGTTGTTTGCAGTCCTAATAATCCAGATGGGCATACCATGGAACCAGTGGTGAACGGGAAAGGAGGAAAATTGATCTATGATCTCGCATATTATTGGCCTCAATATACTCCTATTACTAAACCAGCTGAGCATGATATCATGTTGTTCACTGTCTCTAAAAGTACGGGTCATGCCGGCACGCGTGTCGGGTACGTAAAGACTCCCTCTTTGTCCAGTGGATAGTTACTCTTTAAGGAAACTGTCTTTTCAAAATTGTGTATGTTTTCTGTTAATAGGTGGGCTATTGTCAAGGATGAAAAGATAGCAAGAAAAATGACCAAGTTCATCGAGCTCAGTACAATTGGAGTCTCCAAGGATTCCCAATATCGAGCTGCAACGATCATGAGAGCTGTGACGGAGAGTGGGCAATCGATATCTTTACAGCTTGCTGGCAATTTCTTTGAGTTCGGTAAGACAATCATGGTAGATAGGTGGGAGAGGTTGCGAAAGGTCGCAGCTGAAAATGGAGTTTTTTCCTTGCCTAAATACCCGAAGCAGTACTGCAACTACTTTGGAGAAATAAGGGAAGCCCATCCAGGTTTTGCGTGGTTGAAATGCAATCTTGAAAATGTAGAGGATTGTGAAAGCCTTATTAAGGGAAATCTAAAGATTTTAGTAAGAGGGGGGAAGAACTTTGGGATGGATAACAAGAAGTATGTTAGGATTAGTCTGCTTGATCAAGAAGACAAGTTCCAGATTTTATTAGATAGGTTGGCTACCGTCTCATCGGCATCAACTAAAATCAAAGCATGATCCTGGTTTATCAGTCTGCCGCAGAGATTAGCTGGATACTCCTAAAGGCAAAGAGGCTTATTAGCTGGATGCTCCCAGAGGTCTTGACATTAATTCAGGCCTCAAGGGGAGGAGAGGATTGCTCTCAACTTAATAATATTGCATGAATATAGAGTACTTTGTTCTCGTCATTGTTGTTGGATTAGGATCTTGTAATACTTGAATGAAATCTAATGTCATTTTAAGCagaaatttcttcaaagaagtaacaAAAGAAGAGCTTTTCCGAGCTACTAGTTCACAAATAATCACAAGCTTTACCATATTCTCCTGGCAAGAATAGAAGAATCAAACAAGATGGATAGTACTCTTCTAAACAAAGATTTGTATGCACATAAATCGAACCAAACCAAATTGCGAAATGAAGGGTCGGCAAGGAACTCCTGAAGTCATAGATGATGGTAacagtgacctgagttcgaaactcgtgaGCATGAATTTCTTTaccaatcaaaaagaaaaaaacaacaacaaaaaagaagagaaatcCGTTTATTTAACCATGCTCGGAACATTACCAATAAGGAAAAAAACACAAGACCCATCCGTCTATTCCAAAGAAGAGAGTTTAC
The Papaver somniferum cultivar HN1 unplaced genomic scaffold, ASM357369v1 unplaced-scaffold_23, whole genome shotgun sequence DNA segment above includes these coding regions:
- the LOC113340742 gene encoding tryptophan aminotransferase-related protein 2-like, which translates into the protein MCPANMVSTDEKKQDSSIKKQQPLQIINLDQGDPTMFVEYWKKSGEKSSIMIPGWHNLSYFPNNNGGNVCWFLEKEFSDEVKKLHESVGNAITKDRYIVVGTGSTQLYQAALFALTSTDDDDSSSKPMDVVSAVPYYSSYPAVTDLLKSRLYKWGGDAYEFDDKNEPYIEVVCSPNNPDGHTMEPVVNGKGGKLIYDLAYYWPQYTPITKPAEHDIMLFTVSKSTGHAGTRVGWAIVKDEKIARKMTKFIELSTIGVSKDSQYRAATIMRAVTESGQSISLQLAGNFFEFGKTIMVDRWERLRKVAAENGVFSLPKYPKQYCNYFGEIREAHPGFAWLKCNLENVEDCESLIKGNLKILVRGGKNFGMDNKKYVRISLLDQEDKFQILLDRLATVSSASTKIKA